Proteins encoded together in one Campylobacter peloridis LMG 23910 window:
- a CDS encoding group III truncated hemoglobin, with the protein MKFETINHEGIKKLMDIFYAKIRVHKDLGPIFNDKIGYDDESWQKHKEKIASFWAGMFLADPSYSGSPLRAHHELPPFPREFFDIWLELFDESLQQVFEEEPRGIIIERARMIAQRFQMIIYEHRFA; encoded by the coding sequence ATGAAATTTGAAACTATTAATCACGAAGGTATTAAAAAACTTATGGATATTTTTTATGCAAAAATTAGAGTGCATAAAGATTTAGGACCTATTTTTAATGATAAGATTGGTTATGATGATGAAAGCTGGCAAAAGCATAAAGAAAAAATTGCTAGTTTTTGGGCAGGAATGTTTTTAGCAGATCCAAGTTATAGCGGCTCTCCATTAAGAGCACACCATGAATTACCTCCTTTTCCAAGAGAATTTTTTGATATATGGCTTGAGTTGTTTGATGAAAGTTTGCAACAAGTTTTTGAAGAAGAACCAAGAGGTATTATCATAGAAAGAGCAAGAATGATAGCACAAAGATTTCAAATGATTATCTATGAGCATAGATTCGCTTAA